The Gemmatimonadota bacterium genomic sequence CCGGCAACACGATTTTCGTCATCGGACCCGCGCGCCCATAGCCCGCGCCGGGTCGGTGCCGCTTATCTTGCGGACGGCGGGAGGAAACCCCCGGCCAACTCCGCCCGTAGAGGTCCCACACACCTCCTGTTTCCAACGGCATGGCCACCAAAGACGATATCGAGTCCTTCCTTGACCGGATGTCCGCCAATGGCATCTCGTACTTTGCCGTGGACGACAACACCTGGATCGTCCAGCCCGGCGGGGCGCTGGATGTCGACCTCGTGGTGCACCACAATCCCCCGGTCGTGGTGTTGCGGGTCAAGGTCATGAACGTCCCGGTGAAGAATGGCCGGACGGCGGACCTCAACCGCCGCCTTTTGGAACTCAACGCGTCGGACCTCGTGCATGGCTCGTACGGCATCAGCGACGGATCCATCGTCCTGACCGAAGCCCTTGAGCTGTCGCACCTGGACTATGAGGAGTTCCAGGCCAGCTATGAAAGCATGACCCTCGCGCTCGCTACACACCTGCGCGAACTCACGTCCTACCGCGAGGACGCCTAAGCAATGGGCATTTTCGATCGTCTGGCTTCCCTGCTGAAGTCGAACATCAATGACATGATCTCCTCCGCGGAGAACCCGGAGAAGATGCTCGACCAGATCACGCGGGACATGCGCGATCAGCTGGTGAAGGCCAAGCAGCAAGTGGCCGCCGCCATCGCCGATGAGAAGCGCTTGCGCGACCAGGCCGATGCCGAACAGAAAGCGGCCGCGGATTGGGAACAAAAGGCCATGCTGGCCATCCAGCAGGGGCGCGATGACCTCGCCAAGCAGGCCCTCGTGCGGCAGAGCGAGCACATCGCACACCATGCGCAGCTCGAGCAGACCTGGCAGTCCCATCAACTCGAGACCGAAAAGCTCAAGCACTCCCTCCATGAGCTGAACGACAAGATCGAGGAAGCCAAGCGGAAGAAGAACCTCCTCCTGGCCCGCCAGCGGCGAGCCCAGGCGCAGAAGCGGATCCACGAGACCATGTCCGGGCTCTCGGAGAAATCCGCCTTCGAGGCCTTCGCGCGCATGGAGGAGAAGATCGAGCAGAACGAGCGCATGCTGAAGGCAAGTGTCGATATCGACCAGGAGTTCTCGGGCGACCGACTCCAGGCGGATTTCAAGCAGCTGGAGAAGGCGGCCGGCGGCCTGACCGCCGACGCACAGCTCATGGCGCTCAAGCAGAAGATGGGCATGCTCGGTGCCGGCTCAACAGAGAAGAAGCAGATCGGGGCCGGGAAGCCTGCCGCCGAGGATGTGCACGCCGAGATCGAGGATGGCGACGACAAGGCCTAGCTGGTGATGAGCAGCCGCGACCCGGGGGTCGCAGCGCTACGGATCGCGCCCGCGCGCGCCGCGACGGTCGCGACCGTTTTGCTTTTGTGGCTCCTCGCCCGCGCCGCTGACATCTTCCTGCTGCTCTTCGTCGCGATCATCTTCTCGCTGTACCTCGGCGCGGCAAGCCAGGGCATCGAGCGGCGCACCGGGCTCCCCCGTGGCGTGGCATTCACGGTGGCTTTTGTCGCCACGCTCGCCGCTGCCGTCGGATTGGTGACCCTGCTCGTCCCTCCCGTCGTGGAGCAGACCCAGCAATTGGTCGCGAACTTGCCCACGTATCGCGATGCCTGGCAGGCGTGGGTGGAGCGCCTCCTCGCGCGGTACCCCGTGCTGCGCCAGGTGTGGGCGGACGAGTCGGGCAAGATGGTCGGGACGCTCGTGCAGCAAGCGGAAGCAGCGTTAGGCGGTGTGGTGCCTCGTGTGGTCGGCCTGGGGCATGCGGTCGTGAACATCGTCTCCATTCTCGTGATGTCCATCTTCCTCGCCCTGCATCCCGGGACCTACCGCGAGTGGCTCATCGCGCTGTTCCCGCCCGTGCGGCGTGACCTGGCGCGAGATGTCCTGCGCGACCTCGCCAATACCCTCCGCTCGTGGATCGTCGGGCAGCTCTGGGCCATGGCCATTCTTGCAGTGCTGACGGCGGCTGGGCTCTATGTGCTGGACGTCCCCTATTGGCTCACCTTCGGGGTCTTCACCGGGGCCGTGGCGATCATCCCGTTCTTCGGAACCCTGATCTCCTCGACGATTCCCGCGTTGTTTGTGCTCGGGGGGGAAGGGGTCTTCGGCATGGGACCAGGGGGACACGCCGTGGCCGTGGCCGCGCTCGGGTTCCTCATCCACATCGTCGAGGCCAACCTCGTCATCCCGCTGATTACGCAGAAGCAGGTGGAGATTCCGCCCGTGTTGAGCATGATGGCCGTGCTGCTCGTGGGCCGACTCCTCGGTCCTGCGGGGCTCCCGGTGGCGGTCCCGATGCTCGCGGTGGCCATCGTCCTGGTTCGGCGGATCCTCGTTAACCGCGTCTACGAAGGGGAGAGCCTGCTCCGGCCGGGGCTCGACCGGGTCATGGTCCTCCGCGTCCCCGCCGCGGACAACGGGGTGATCGCCGGGGCGGGGGCCCCAATCGACGTCCTGCGATTCTCACCGACGAGATCTCCCTAGGCCGAGTGGCTTGACCCCCGTACGGGCTTCCCATTCCATTCCGGGATGAGCTTCCGCCTGTACAACACGCTGTCGCGTTCCGTCGAACCCTTCCTGCCGGCTGACGGCCAAACGGTCCGCATGTACACC encodes the following:
- a CDS encoding PspA/IM30 family protein, with translation MGIFDRLASLLKSNINDMISSAENPEKMLDQITRDMRDQLVKAKQQVAAAIADEKRLRDQADAEQKAAADWEQKAMLAIQQGRDDLAKQALVRQSEHIAHHAQLEQTWQSHQLETEKLKHSLHELNDKIEEAKRKKNLLLARQRRAQAQKRIHETMSGLSEKSAFEAFARMEEKIEQNERMLKASVDIDQEFSGDRLQADFKQLEKAAGGLTADAQLMALKQKMGMLGAGSTEKKQIGAGKPAAEDVHAEIEDGDDKA
- a CDS encoding AI-2E family transporter — its product is MSSRDPGVAALRIAPARAATVATVLLLWLLARAADIFLLLFVAIIFSLYLGAASQGIERRTGLPRGVAFTVAFVATLAAAVGLVTLLVPPVVEQTQQLVANLPTYRDAWQAWVERLLARYPVLRQVWADESGKMVGTLVQQAEAALGGVVPRVVGLGHAVVNIVSILVMSIFLALHPGTYREWLIALFPPVRRDLARDVLRDLANTLRSWIVGQLWAMAILAVLTAAGLYVLDVPYWLTFGVFTGAVAIIPFFGTLISSTIPALFVLGGEGVFGMGPGGHAVAVAALGFLIHIVEANLVIPLITQKQVEIPPVLSMMAVLLVGRLLGPAGLPVAVPMLAVAIVLVRRILVNRVYEGESLLRPGLDRVMVLRVPAADNGVIAGAGAPIDVLRFSPTRSP